A DNA window from Chiroxiphia lanceolata isolate bChiLan1 chromosome 6, bChiLan1.pri, whole genome shotgun sequence contains the following coding sequences:
- the PCNX4 gene encoding pecanex-like protein 4 isoform X2 has product MGPDVPLLNDYKQEFFLKRFPQTVLGGPRLRLGYCAPPYIYVNQIILFLTPWVWGGVGTLLYQLGVMKDYCTAALSGGLMFVTALALQMTNLHAKQKTVTVERMQIQNTLTDEDEFEFSSCVGSETVKFIIPGKKYIINTVFHSLLAGVLCGLGTWYLLPNRITLLYSNIGGTVVIFVFGWVTICIGEYSLIINTATETATFQALDTYEITALMRPFYIFVFIAVDLAHRLLVMFLISAGTAIASYFIPSTLGVILFMTGFGFILSLNLSEIGFAFKHTMISHLASSKPKNMHRGLRMQFGWREFIFYLTVLTFALTEASLLHRFAGSSSFSQASPQAIASYILILLLIIMWILREIQRVYLFGVFRNPFYPKDVRTVTVFMEKQRRLMKVGVVRRILLTLVSPFAMIAFLSLDRSLQNLHSVSVCIGFTRIFRMVWQNTENALLDIVIVSIAQMLVFNPDLWWNRSLDTGIRLLLIGLLRDRLLQFVSKLQFALAILLTSWTEKKQRRKSTATLITLNVVFFPLLLTLIAVSALLSSPLLPLFTLPVFLVGFPRPVRSWPGPVGATACVCPDTVYYQQLVPSLAVALQSALATGSLGLSLPGSHYLCRFQDRLMWILVLEKGFTYCGVNIKGLELQETSCHAAEAHRVDEIFEMAFEHQERRKILSPNPHFGHILTPCTVVPVRLYSDARNVLSGIIDSHENLKHLKDDFIKVLVWMLVQYCYKKSKMWESPGSANKNKQGSFPESQHSSAVGRSRAPREDDSFSMDTVEDWTDDSDIFDFEPSGRTKDRKEPGQLGLTPKVHLSIPGSVETQSQDFTGEMSPEDKLYRAVVLGLPAVDKGKQPEVLPRVEFSCSYSELLSIPEEWRTAPVPPSKVSEMRQRFPEEWYHFVLSQLDFFHLKEKPSNLLADLMEDKALKDLYIQGVLSCCFGLFGLDNAVPAPSHVFRAYTGGIPWSVGLDWLTGKPELFQLALKAFRYTFKLMVDKASLGPVENFEELVNYLEEYESDWYIGLVSDLEWQQAVLQEKPYLFSLGHDPSMGIYTGRVLTLQELLVQVGKLNAEAVRGQWANLSWELLYATNDDEERYSIQAHPVLLRNLTVQAADPPLGYPVYSSELLQLPLL; this is encoded by the exons ATGGGGCCAGATGTACCTCTGCTCAACGATTACAAACAGGAGTTCTTCTTGAAGCGCTTTCCTCAGACTGTGCTGGGAGGTCCCCGGCTCAGATTAGGCTATTGTGCCCCTCCCTACATATATGTGAACCAGATCATTCTCTTTCTGACACCATGGGTTTGGGGAGGAGTAGGAACACTCTTGTACCAGCTGGGAGTCATGAAGGACTATTGCACTGCAGCACTGTCGGGAGGACTGATGTTTGTCACTGCACTTGCTCTCCAGATGACAAATCTAcatgcaaagcagaaaacagtgaCAGTAGAGAGAATGCAAATTCAGAATACCCTGACAGATGAAGATGAGTTTGAATTTTCCAGCTGTGTAGGTTCAGAGACAGTAAAATTTATTATTCCTGGCAAGAAGTATATAATCAACACTGTATTCCATTCCCTTCTGGCAGGGGTATTGTGTGGGCTGGGAACTTGGTATTTGCTGCCAAACAGAATAACCTTGTTGTATAGCAACATTGGAGGAACTGTTGTGATCTTTGTATTTGGATGGGTGACCATATGTATAGGAGAGTATTCATTAATCATAAACACAGCTACTGAAACAGCCACTTTCCAAGCACTGGATACTTATGAAATCACTGCTCTGATGAGACCTTTctacatttttgtctttattgcAGTGGATCTTGCACACAG GTTATTAGTaatgtttctcatttctgcTGGAACAGCAATAGCATCGTATTTCATTCCCAGCACTCTCGGTGTGATCCTCTTCATGACTGGATTTGGGTTCATACTGAGTCTTAACCTAAGCGAGATTGGTTTTGCCTTCAAACACACCATGATCAGCCATTTAGCCTCCAGCAAACCTAAAAATATGCACAGAGGTCTTAGGATGCAATTTGGGTGGagggaatttattttctatttgacTGTGTTGACATTTGCCCTCACGGAAGCGAGTCTGCTGCACCGATTTGCAGGCTCTTCATCATTCTCCCAGGCCAGTCCTCAGGCCATAGCAAGTTACATTCTGATCCTATTACTTATAATTATGTGGATTCTTAGAGAGATTCAGAGAGTGTACTTGTTTGGAGTCTTCCGAAACCCCTTTTACCCAAAGGATGTCAGGACTGTGACTGTGTTCATGGAGAAGCAAAGAAGGCTAATGAAAGTTGGTGTTGTCAGGAGGATTTTACTAACACTAG TGTCTCCGTTTGCTATGATAGCGTTCCTGTCACTAGACCGTTCGCTACAAAACCTTCATTCTGTGTCTGTTTGCATTGGATTCACGAGAATATTTAGGATg GTCTGGCAGAATACAGAAAATGCCTTATTGGACATTGTGATTGTGTCAATAGCACAGATGTTGGTGTTTAATCCAGACCTCTGGTGGAACAGAAGCCTTGATACAGGAATCAGGCTCTTGCTG ATCGGTCTCCTCCGGGATCGGCTGCTCCAGTTTGTGTCCAAGCTGCAGTTTGCCTTGGCCATTCTCTTGACGTCGTGGACGGAGAAGAAGCAGCGCCGGAAATCCACCGCCACCCTGATCACCCTCAACGtggttttcttccccctcctgctgACCCTCATCGCCGTCTCCGCCCTCCTTTCCTCCCCGTTGCTGCCGCTCTTCACGCTGCCCGTGTTCCTGGTCGGGTTTCCCAGGCCTGTCCGGAGCTGGCCGGGACCTGTGGGTGCCACGGCCTGTGTGTGCCCCGACACCGTGTACTACCAGCAGCTggtgcccagcctggctgtggccCTGCAGTCTGCACTGGCCACTGGGAGCCTGG GTCTCTCTCTACCTGGATCACATTACTTGTGCCGCTTTCAGGACAGGCTGATGTGGATATTGGTGCTGGAAAAAGGCTTCACGTACTGTGGTGTTAACATTAAG GGGCTAGAACTGCAGGAAACATCCTGTCACGCTGCTGAAGCTCACAGAGTTGATGAAATTTTTGAAATGGCCTTTGAACATCAGGAGCGCAGGAAGATTCTCTCTCCCAATCCCCATTTTGGACACATCCTGACTCCTTGTACTGTGGTACCTGTGCGGCTGTACTCCGATGCCAGGAATGTGTTATCTGGAATCATTGACTCTCATGAGAATTTAAAGCACCTGAAAGATGATTTCATTAAAGTGCTTGTGTGGATGCTTGTCCAGTATTGTTATAAAAAATCAAAGATGTGGGAAAGCCCAGGCAGTGCCAACAAGAACAAACAAGGGTCATTTCCAGAAAGtcagcacagcagtgcagtAGGAAGATCCAGGGCTCCAAGGGAAGATGACAGCTTTAGTATGGATACAGTGGAGGACTGGACTGATGATAGTGACATTTTTGATTTTGAACCCAGTGGCagaacaaaagacagaaaagaaccTGGGCAGTTGGGACTGACACCAAAAGTGCACCTGTCCATTCCAGGGTCTGTGGAAACACAGAGCCAGGACTTCACAGGAGAAATGTCACCAGAAGATAAATTGTACAGGGCTGTGGTGCTTGGGCTACCTGCTGTAGACAAAGGGAAACAGCCAGAGGTGTTGCCTCGGGTTGAATTCAGTTGCTCTTACTCGGAGCTGTTGAGCATCCCTGAGGAATGGAGAACAGCACCGGTACCGCCTTCCAAAGTCAGTGAGATGAGGCAGAGGTTTCCAGAGGAATGGTACCACTTCGTTCTGAGTCAGCTGGACTTTTTCCATCTGAAAGAAAAGCCTTCCAATTTACTTGCAGACCTCATGGAAGATAAAGCTTTGAAGGACTTGTACATCCAGGGAGTGCTGTCGTGTTGCTTTGGTCTGTTTGGCCTGGATAACGCTGTGCCTGCCCCGAGCCACGTGTTCAGGGCCTACACTGGGGGCATTCCCTGGTCTGTGGGTTTGGACTGGCTAACAGGCAAACCAGAGCTATTCCAGCTGGCATTAAAAGCATtcag ATACACTTTTAAACTTATGGTGGACAAAGCCAGCCTGGGTCCGGTGGAGAACTTTGAAGAGCTGGTGAATTATCTGGAGGAATATGAGAGCGATTGGTACATTGGGCTGGTGTCAGACCTGGAGTGGCAGCAGGCAGTTCTGCAGGAAAAGCCATACCTTTTCTCACTGGGGCATGACCCAAGCATG GGAATTTACACCGGGCGAGTCCTCACCCTTCAGGAATTGCTGGTGCAAGTGGGAAAGCTGAATGCTGAGGCTGTCCGAGGTCAGTGGGCCAACCtgtcctgggagctgctctatgcCACCAACGACGACGAGGAGCGGTACAGCATCCAGGCACACCCGGTGCTGCTGCGCAACCTGACGGTGCAGGCTGCCGACCCGCCCCTGGGCTACCCCGTGTACTcctcagagctcctgcagctccctctgctctag
- the PCNX4 gene encoding pecanex-like protein 4 isoform X1: MGPDVPLLNDYKQEFFLKRFPQTVLGGPRLRLGYCAPPYIYVNQIILFLTPWVWGGVGTLLYQLGVMKDYCTAALSGGLMFVTALALQMTNLHAKQKTVTVERMQIQNTLTDEDEFEFSSCVGSETVKFIIPGKKYIINTVFHSLLAGVLCGLGTWYLLPNRITLLYSNIGGTVVIFVFGWVTICIGEYSLIINTATETATFQALDTYEITALMRPFYIFVFIAVDLAHRFAANAPILEQTNQILHILFLFLPFLWAVGILPPLDALFLWGMEQLLEFGLGGSPMSSNTKLLVMFLISAGTAIASYFIPSTLGVILFMTGFGFILSLNLSEIGFAFKHTMISHLASSKPKNMHRGLRMQFGWREFIFYLTVLTFALTEASLLHRFAGSSSFSQASPQAIASYILILLLIIMWILREIQRVYLFGVFRNPFYPKDVRTVTVFMEKQRRLMKVGVVRRILLTLVSPFAMIAFLSLDRSLQNLHSVSVCIGFTRIFRMVWQNTENALLDIVIVSIAQMLVFNPDLWWNRSLDTGIRLLLIGLLRDRLLQFVSKLQFALAILLTSWTEKKQRRKSTATLITLNVVFFPLLLTLIAVSALLSSPLLPLFTLPVFLVGFPRPVRSWPGPVGATACVCPDTVYYQQLVPSLAVALQSALATGSLGLSLPGSHYLCRFQDRLMWILVLEKGFTYCGVNIKGLELQETSCHAAEAHRVDEIFEMAFEHQERRKILSPNPHFGHILTPCTVVPVRLYSDARNVLSGIIDSHENLKHLKDDFIKVLVWMLVQYCYKKSKMWESPGSANKNKQGSFPESQHSSAVGRSRAPREDDSFSMDTVEDWTDDSDIFDFEPSGRTKDRKEPGQLGLTPKVHLSIPGSVETQSQDFTGEMSPEDKLYRAVVLGLPAVDKGKQPEVLPRVEFSCSYSELLSIPEEWRTAPVPPSKVSEMRQRFPEEWYHFVLSQLDFFHLKEKPSNLLADLMEDKALKDLYIQGVLSCCFGLFGLDNAVPAPSHVFRAYTGGIPWSVGLDWLTGKPELFQLALKAFRYTFKLMVDKASLGPVENFEELVNYLEEYESDWYIGLVSDLEWQQAVLQEKPYLFSLGHDPSMGIYTGRVLTLQELLVQVGKLNAEAVRGQWANLSWELLYATNDDEERYSIQAHPVLLRNLTVQAADPPLGYPVYSSELLQLPLL, translated from the exons ATGGGGCCAGATGTACCTCTGCTCAACGATTACAAACAGGAGTTCTTCTTGAAGCGCTTTCCTCAGACTGTGCTGGGAGGTCCCCGGCTCAGATTAGGCTATTGTGCCCCTCCCTACATATATGTGAACCAGATCATTCTCTTTCTGACACCATGGGTTTGGGGAGGAGTAGGAACACTCTTGTACCAGCTGGGAGTCATGAAGGACTATTGCACTGCAGCACTGTCGGGAGGACTGATGTTTGTCACTGCACTTGCTCTCCAGATGACAAATCTAcatgcaaagcagaaaacagtgaCAGTAGAGAGAATGCAAATTCAGAATACCCTGACAGATGAAGATGAGTTTGAATTTTCCAGCTGTGTAGGTTCAGAGACAGTAAAATTTATTATTCCTGGCAAGAAGTATATAATCAACACTGTATTCCATTCCCTTCTGGCAGGGGTATTGTGTGGGCTGGGAACTTGGTATTTGCTGCCAAACAGAATAACCTTGTTGTATAGCAACATTGGAGGAACTGTTGTGATCTTTGTATTTGGATGGGTGACCATATGTATAGGAGAGTATTCATTAATCATAAACACAGCTACTGAAACAGCCACTTTCCAAGCACTGGATACTTATGAAATCACTGCTCTGATGAGACCTTTctacatttttgtctttattgcAGTGGATCTTGCACACAG GTTTGCTGCCAACGCACCCATTCTAGAACAGACAAACCAGATTTTGCACatcctatttcttttcctgccattCTTGTGGGCAGTGGGAATTCTGCCCCCGCTTGACGCACTTTTTCTGTGGGGAATGGAACAACTGTTGGAGTTTGGACTAGGAGGTTCACCTATGTCAAGTAACACAAA GTTATTAGTaatgtttctcatttctgcTGGAACAGCAATAGCATCGTATTTCATTCCCAGCACTCTCGGTGTGATCCTCTTCATGACTGGATTTGGGTTCATACTGAGTCTTAACCTAAGCGAGATTGGTTTTGCCTTCAAACACACCATGATCAGCCATTTAGCCTCCAGCAAACCTAAAAATATGCACAGAGGTCTTAGGATGCAATTTGGGTGGagggaatttattttctatttgacTGTGTTGACATTTGCCCTCACGGAAGCGAGTCTGCTGCACCGATTTGCAGGCTCTTCATCATTCTCCCAGGCCAGTCCTCAGGCCATAGCAAGTTACATTCTGATCCTATTACTTATAATTATGTGGATTCTTAGAGAGATTCAGAGAGTGTACTTGTTTGGAGTCTTCCGAAACCCCTTTTACCCAAAGGATGTCAGGACTGTGACTGTGTTCATGGAGAAGCAAAGAAGGCTAATGAAAGTTGGTGTTGTCAGGAGGATTTTACTAACACTAG TGTCTCCGTTTGCTATGATAGCGTTCCTGTCACTAGACCGTTCGCTACAAAACCTTCATTCTGTGTCTGTTTGCATTGGATTCACGAGAATATTTAGGATg GTCTGGCAGAATACAGAAAATGCCTTATTGGACATTGTGATTGTGTCAATAGCACAGATGTTGGTGTTTAATCCAGACCTCTGGTGGAACAGAAGCCTTGATACAGGAATCAGGCTCTTGCTG ATCGGTCTCCTCCGGGATCGGCTGCTCCAGTTTGTGTCCAAGCTGCAGTTTGCCTTGGCCATTCTCTTGACGTCGTGGACGGAGAAGAAGCAGCGCCGGAAATCCACCGCCACCCTGATCACCCTCAACGtggttttcttccccctcctgctgACCCTCATCGCCGTCTCCGCCCTCCTTTCCTCCCCGTTGCTGCCGCTCTTCACGCTGCCCGTGTTCCTGGTCGGGTTTCCCAGGCCTGTCCGGAGCTGGCCGGGACCTGTGGGTGCCACGGCCTGTGTGTGCCCCGACACCGTGTACTACCAGCAGCTggtgcccagcctggctgtggccCTGCAGTCTGCACTGGCCACTGGGAGCCTGG GTCTCTCTCTACCTGGATCACATTACTTGTGCCGCTTTCAGGACAGGCTGATGTGGATATTGGTGCTGGAAAAAGGCTTCACGTACTGTGGTGTTAACATTAAG GGGCTAGAACTGCAGGAAACATCCTGTCACGCTGCTGAAGCTCACAGAGTTGATGAAATTTTTGAAATGGCCTTTGAACATCAGGAGCGCAGGAAGATTCTCTCTCCCAATCCCCATTTTGGACACATCCTGACTCCTTGTACTGTGGTACCTGTGCGGCTGTACTCCGATGCCAGGAATGTGTTATCTGGAATCATTGACTCTCATGAGAATTTAAAGCACCTGAAAGATGATTTCATTAAAGTGCTTGTGTGGATGCTTGTCCAGTATTGTTATAAAAAATCAAAGATGTGGGAAAGCCCAGGCAGTGCCAACAAGAACAAACAAGGGTCATTTCCAGAAAGtcagcacagcagtgcagtAGGAAGATCCAGGGCTCCAAGGGAAGATGACAGCTTTAGTATGGATACAGTGGAGGACTGGACTGATGATAGTGACATTTTTGATTTTGAACCCAGTGGCagaacaaaagacagaaaagaaccTGGGCAGTTGGGACTGACACCAAAAGTGCACCTGTCCATTCCAGGGTCTGTGGAAACACAGAGCCAGGACTTCACAGGAGAAATGTCACCAGAAGATAAATTGTACAGGGCTGTGGTGCTTGGGCTACCTGCTGTAGACAAAGGGAAACAGCCAGAGGTGTTGCCTCGGGTTGAATTCAGTTGCTCTTACTCGGAGCTGTTGAGCATCCCTGAGGAATGGAGAACAGCACCGGTACCGCCTTCCAAAGTCAGTGAGATGAGGCAGAGGTTTCCAGAGGAATGGTACCACTTCGTTCTGAGTCAGCTGGACTTTTTCCATCTGAAAGAAAAGCCTTCCAATTTACTTGCAGACCTCATGGAAGATAAAGCTTTGAAGGACTTGTACATCCAGGGAGTGCTGTCGTGTTGCTTTGGTCTGTTTGGCCTGGATAACGCTGTGCCTGCCCCGAGCCACGTGTTCAGGGCCTACACTGGGGGCATTCCCTGGTCTGTGGGTTTGGACTGGCTAACAGGCAAACCAGAGCTATTCCAGCTGGCATTAAAAGCATtcag ATACACTTTTAAACTTATGGTGGACAAAGCCAGCCTGGGTCCGGTGGAGAACTTTGAAGAGCTGGTGAATTATCTGGAGGAATATGAGAGCGATTGGTACATTGGGCTGGTGTCAGACCTGGAGTGGCAGCAGGCAGTTCTGCAGGAAAAGCCATACCTTTTCTCACTGGGGCATGACCCAAGCATG GGAATTTACACCGGGCGAGTCCTCACCCTTCAGGAATTGCTGGTGCAAGTGGGAAAGCTGAATGCTGAGGCTGTCCGAGGTCAGTGGGCCAACCtgtcctgggagctgctctatgcCACCAACGACGACGAGGAGCGGTACAGCATCCAGGCACACCCGGTGCTGCTGCGCAACCTGACGGTGCAGGCTGCCGACCCGCCCCTGGGCTACCCCGTGTACTcctcagagctcctgcagctccctctgctctag